The Vitis vinifera cultivar Pinot Noir 40024 chromosome 1, ASM3070453v1 DNA segment AACAAATACATTACACAGCCTACTGATCTGATTCTTCTTTGCACACAATACTAATAGTAACAAGAGAGATTTTTGTTAGATCCCACATATATGTGTAATTGAACTATATATCTAAAGCACATATAAAGAACAAAGTCCAGAAACCATGTGATTTAGAAGTGATTCATGGCGATCATTGGAGATGGGCTGAGAAGGCGATAAGAGCTATGGCTCCTAGGGAAGGTGCATCCCTGATGAATCTTATCAGAACTGTCCATTTCCAGTAACACTTTGTGAAAAATCTCGACGTTGCATGGGAGGGCAAGAGGGCCTTCGCTGTTGTACCCATATTCTAGCTCGGCCTCTTCCAGGAGAATTTTGAAGAGAGGATGATTGGCGTACTCCGTTTTTATCACAAACCTTTGTTTCTCAGGTCC contains these protein-coding regions:
- the LOC100854260 gene encoding auxin-responsive protein SAUR71 — its product is MGLIKKTWNRCKSFSHGRSSENIPRAPKKSKSWPRITAAAAAASLEDDKRVKKGRVAPEGCFSVYVGPEKQRFVIKTEYANHPLFKILLEEAELEYGYNSEGPLALPCNVEIFHKVLLEMDSSDKIHQGCTFPRSHSSYRLLSPSPMIAMNHF